The Ziziphus jujuba cultivar Dongzao chromosome 1, ASM3175591v1 genome segment attattatagttttggtataaaatgatattaacgttaattttttttaacacataatagaatatataaattataattctaatatatatatatatatataaatattcaggATATAGATCCCTACAACCAAAATGCATTtctacattaataataattataacagaaaaaaagaaaaaaccaactgcatttccataatatatatatatatatactattttaatatctaaaacatttataaaaagaaattgtgaaagatAATCATTTACaactattaaattataaaaattatacatatttgaaataaatactATTGTTTACTATTtctctttataatttttttaccatatatatatatatatatatatatacaaatatattaaaatataaattagaatACACTTTTTATTTGACCTTTAACCgaaaatatatgttattttattgttttgacatATGTTAAATCGGGATTCaagaaactttttttgtttttcttttctttttttttggggataaattgGGGTGGGGAATTTTAGACTGATTTGTATCCAAAACCTATTGCCAACAAAACCATCTCTGATACGACTACCTACAAATGTGTGAAAatgtcttccttttttttttttttttttttcttttaatgttaaaaaaaaaaaaacaaaacaaaaaacaaaaaacaaaacacaaaacgTCGTAAAAGacattgttttaattttgtgtggaaaaagttcttaaaaaatacataaattcactctccctttttttttttggttcagtttGCTTATTTAGTCCATGAAATATGTTAAATTAGAGGAGAATTTTCATCATATACATAGACTACTACATTACCACAAGAGCCGTAGTTTAACATGAAATGTCACTGACATCTAAGTCTGTCCTCTAAGCCTCACCAATAATACACTGATACAGAAGTTGCTTCAAAATTCAGATAAATACACCACTTTCTCAGTCTCTGATTAACGTACCAGTTTATAATATAGGATTGAGAAGGTCGAACACCACTCCGCAGATGATAAATATTTCAGAATCAGCAAAATTTTATTGCTACTCAATTATTTACAactttccattataaattaattaaattacaccCCAAGCTAatttatttctcaaaaattTGAAGATAGAATTTCAAAATTGAGATTATAAATCTTGATCGCCGAATAAGAGATTAATTTGAAAAGCTGAACATCAAGACCATCTCCAGTCCGactaagtgttttttttttttttaatatatacattttttgttcattaaaaaCGTTGTAAAAGAcgatattgttttaattttatggaGGGTTGAAGCATATGATCAAATATATACTGTTTGACCGCGTTGCCAGGCACGAggaaaaatttcttaaaataaattttttttttttttaaagactgaaaaaataaataattgatgttatatatatatatatattgccactgtgcttattttatttactaatacatagtttatttgtttatttattagaaatatGTCCAATAATACAttgcttgtttatttatttattagaaatatGTTAAATTAGAGGAGAATTATAGTCCGAAATCGATTAAATTAATTACCTAGAACTATAGTTTAATATGAAAGGTACTCATTGACATCTAATTTGTCTTGTTTCTCTAAAACCTCACGAACAATATACAGATGCAAAAGTTGCATCGATATTCAAACGAATTAACACACCATTTTACTCAGTCTGATTAACATACCAAATGATTTATAGAACTGAAAAGTTGAACACCACGCCATTTAtagtttaataatatttcagaATCAACAAAACTTTATTGCTACCTAATTATGTACAAATTTCAATTCTTTACTCCCCCAAGTTTAatttctcaaaaattcgaagatGAATATCTAACTTGGGATTACAAAATCTTAATTGAtcaccaaattaaaagattaattaGAAAAGCTTGCTAGCAAACTCTTCCGGGGCCTCACCATTtctcgaagaagaagaaagatgctTGAGTTCCGAAAGACTTCTACCGAGCTGCAAAGCCACCTTCATTTCAAGCACTTCACCATTCTCTCTTCTTCCGGCATCTTTTTCATTCAGGTTCGATTCAATGGTCTCCTCCATGAGCCTAAAGAAACCGGCATTACTCCGGTACATTTCAAAGACCATCCCAACTTGACCGCCGTGCTCCAATGCATTCACAACGCTTGCCATGGCTCCTGCAACGACTCCCACCACAACAGGCCATGCTCCATGAATAATACCCACAAAAGCACACCCCAAAGCTCCAAAGCCGGTTAATAAAGGACCAGAAATCGCTAAGATTCTGTTCACTCCAAGAGCCTTTCTACTCAAACTCAAGTAATCAACCATGTCCTTCCCTTCTATAACCCCAACAATCTCTCTCATTTCCTCCTCCATCTCTCTGCTCCAACCGTTTTCAACTTCCTTTCTAATTCCTCCACGTTCTTGATAATCAGCTTGCTGTCTGTCTCTTTGTTTCCGCGGCCACCAAACCGTGGGTTCGACGGTATCTGGGAATCTTTCGAGCATTCTATTGCCTAATAATGGAAGAGGGTATGCCTTATCCAAAGCCAGAACTTTGTCCATCGCTTCGTTTACATCAACGGAGGTAGGATTTCCAAGAGACAGTGTGGTTCGGATCTGGATACGAAGCTGTTTGAAGAGTCTAGCAGCGTTTCTCTGTTCTTCGGCGAGCTGGGATGGTTGGATCTTGTTCATCACCACCAACATTCCAGTGGCTGCCAAATAAAGTATGGTGGAAGAGAGCTTGAGTGCCATAAAGGGTGCCCCAGTACCAGATATGGCCGACGCTATTCCAGCCATTGTTGCAGCAGTGAGAGTGATAGCATTGATGGATGTAAGAAGAAGGCGATTCCAATTGTCACGCTGAGCTCCAATATTATTATGCATCTCTACTCTATCTGCAACAGCCTCCATGATTGCATGTAACTTGGAAACTGCGATTCGATTCGAAAGCTCCTCGCTTTGTTTGATGGAACAAGTAGTGTTGGTATTGGAAGTGGAGAAATTAAGAGAGTGTTTTTCTGTTTGGGTAGTAGTCACTGCATTAATTGTAGAACCAGTACTGCCAATATCCAAGCCCTCAGACAAAGTCCTAGATGGGAAACTTGAAAGAGGAGGTAGAGTTGCTTGTGTTTTTTGTGCGTTGTTATTTGTATTGGTGGCTCTTATAACAGACCCTTTGCAAAAATGTATGACTTGTAAGGAGCTCTTGCCCTTCAAACAAAATATGCTTGAAGCCTGAAGGGTTGCCATGTTTATGGATATAAAATGCGCTCTCTTAGCTCAAATTATGACTCTCTTTCTTGAGATTTGATTGGATTAGGTGGTATTGGAGAGTATACATAAAAACACTTGATATAGTGTTTATATAAGATGaaggaaaagaataaatttttttttttttcctttcttttgttattgttatttatttatttatttatttatttatttgtttatattagaGAAGAACAAATTCGaactcaaaataaattattatcgaATAACAATGGCTTTGTGACTTGGCTGTCTCTGCCGAATCAAAATGCCTAGAAAGTTGAAAGTTTGAATGCGCAGGATCCAATGACTTAGACCGCTTCTGGTTTTGATCTAGTTTGAGATCCTGGGTCTAACTCCAAAATTTGGGTGCTCAAATAATTGGCTCTCATTTATTGACTTTCAACACCCAAAACTAAACAACGAGTAGAATCCTAAAACAACCAAAGACCTCGGGACGAAAAACTGACTTGGCTTGGCCCTTCTCTGAacgaattaatttattttaaatctaatcTGGTTTTGTACCTATTTATGGGTATACTCTACAAAATAagactataaaaaataattataaaaaattttgtattttgatgacAAATAGAACGCATGTTCCTTGCATgtttttgtttatgtatttttcgTTTACTAAAATCTTCTTAACAATTTAGCCAAGTATGCACGTGAATTTTCTACAGTTATATACATTATTGTTTTGCTGGGTAAAACACAAAATGACGCTGTACATGGACTAATGGAATATTTGGACGAAACAAATTCCCGATAAATCTTCATATgaatccaaaaaaattttttacacTGTTCATGATCTGCCTCTTCAATAGTATTTGCAGTATAAACACTTCTCTCTAAGTTCATTAATTCTAACACAATGAAAATTGACAATAAAATGTTTCGGTTCAGATGCTtgtaaattcaaaatatacttCTACTGGAACCTCCAATTTGGCCATGGCCAACTGAGACAAAATTCAGCTTTGATTTTATTGATCAAAGTGCTATGGTCATGGCCTTAATCCAGGACAGATCCAACGGTGGTTAATTATCGTTCATTTTGATCGCGGATGGTATTGTTGCATTAAGCAAAGATTTCTTGACCTCTTTGGCTGTCGCTTTCACATGCAAATAGCATAAGCCAAATTATACAGCTTGGATTTTGGATTTGGGATCAGAGCAACCCATACTTGGCATATATTCTTTTGAGTGCAATATGACATGAGAGTTTTGCAGCATGTCAGCTTACAATTCTGTTGTTTTATTATAGGGCAAAGATGCACAAAAATCATTGATTTTGTAAATAATTTATGATAAACAGTGACCACACACCAGCCCATCGTTCTGAATTATTAAACAGAGACAAGCCATCAATAATTCTAACAATATCCAAAGTACGCAGTAAAAGATCCATAACCAATATTCTTAGTACATTGTTTCTTAAGAGAACATATCTATGAGCAGAATAGACGTTGCTCCTAACGGAAGGCTATATTATTGTTGCCAAATCGAATGCTTTAGTCTCTTCATTTGGCCTTTGGTAATGCTACGGTTCTGGCTCGGAGATTTAGAAATATTCCCCTGAAAGTAATGAGGAATACAAAAAAGACTTAGTTTGAAAACAATACACACACAGGGTAGTGGTAGGAGCAAAAGGACATAAAGACTATACCAGCCAAATGCAATCAAGCTGTGGAAGATGACACGGAATTGCAGTGGTACATACTGGTGATTTATCCACCCCACAACGGGCCAGAACTGCATTTTCATTCATTGagctattaacaaaataaatctcTATTCTTACTATTTATTAATGTAACCATTAAATGAGGGAGGGCACGTACCGTCCATGATGTATATTGTACTGCTGGATAATCCTTCATTACTTTAGTTTTCACTTGAATCCAGGGTCTTCCTGTGTTCAAAATTTCATATGACAGTAAGCAGTAAATTTCATTTCATATGACAGTAAGCAGTAAATTTCATATCGCTGTTCACTCGCTATCTGAAATCAATACCTAGCCTACTTGTTCACAAGCTTCTTTCGGTCTTTCTTCTAAGAATTACATGTTAGACTTAATagtatcattgtaaattataatatcatttatGAAACTCAAAACGAGTAGCTGTGCCAGAAACTAATTTACATTAACTCCTTTCACTTTACCTATATTTGTCCCATaccaaggaggaaaaaaaaaaaaaaaaaaaaaaaaaaaaaaaaaccaatcatGTGATGACATATAACTCACCCTCCACAACCAACCCATAGTAAATCATGAAAAGCAAGTTATTCCAAGGAGAGGATGTCAACTGTTCCACCAGCACCTGAAATAATTTGATTAATCAGTTTCATATTGACAgaataactttttcttttacttttctatGGGTTTAGCTTGAATGCAGTTGTTCTTATGCAGAAATCCTCTAAACTTCAGTTAACAATAGCTGTTTCAAATTAACCTTGCCTTGATCAGCACGCATGTAgagtggaaaaaataaaattataaaagaaatttaagagaGAGTGGAAATCAGATGCAATTTTGATGATTCTCATGGTACAGATACAGAATTAACAGAGAGGTATTGGAATTTTACAGCAATCTGATGTTTCTATGGTAGAAAGTCCTGATGATCATTACACTACATGGCTCTTATGTAACAAAAAAGAGCTTAAAGGTGAACAGAGTAGCATACCTTCTTCGCTACTGTTTTTGTATCCTTCTTCCCCTTGAAGATTTTGTCAAGTGCTAGATGTAAGTAATGCCCAAATGGTCCAAGATAAACAGCTCCAAAAAGCTGCATTCAGCTATGTTAGGTTATGGTTggaacacatatatatgtacagcATTTGAGTACATGAAAATCAACATTTTTTGCAACTGATATGTAAAAAAGTAATAGGAGGAATTCACATTCTTTTCAGCAAATTAATAATGTTGGGCACACAAAAACAGTCCTAAAAGCTTGTTGTAAACACTCATCCAACCGAACTTGAATAATCTtgctaaatattttaaataacatCAGATTGTCGCTTGATAGagctggaaaaattattatgacAATAGACTTGAATTTTGATGGTATAATCGAGGTGTGCTATTATCCATAAAAGAATCCACTGTAAATATTATTCTCTATTTCAACctttttcacaaaaaccctGGTGAAGGGCATGAATCCTAGGTTGAAGcagttgggaattttttttccaattaaccATGTTTATGAAATACTTATTATGCAAAGAAAGTACATGAAAACAGAACAAGAAAGTATTGTATGATATATTTGAAGCCAGCCAAACAAGTGCTAAAATGCAAAACGACAAATAGGAAAAGAGTTCCTCCCTATTATTTACATATTGGTACTATTGATGGTGAAGTTCTTGTAAAATAAGTTTGGTGAAATTATGATctagtataaataaaataagcagcTTTGAGAACTGAAATCAGGACAATTCTGCAGCAACTCAACAAGGGCAAAACCTGATTATGCATGAATTCTGGCAACAGTAAAACTtaagttttgagaaaaaaaagcaCTAACTTTATTTGGACTATTTTGGTAGATGATGTGCTGGTTTCTTAATACGAATGAATCTTAGAAAACCTTTTCATGAGTTCAAAACATACATGTAAATACGAGTGTGTGAGCCTATTCATGGTGTGTTTTACGCAAAATCTGGTCCATTCCAAGATGAATTGGTTCCAATGTAAACAAAGCATTGCAAGAAATTAGCAATAAATGGTCACCGCTATTCCTACATTTTCTCAGCTTTCCTTGTCCATTTAGCTTTCACAATTCTAAGAATATGAAAATCCTCATATCTATTTACCATTCCCACTAGAACTGAGCTTATTCATATCAGTGtctaccaaaaataaataaataaataaaaaaggaaaagagctTAATCATATTAGCTTGGCAACAGAGTATTTTCCTAAAAACTAgcatcttaaatatattttccttaTGTCCAATGATTCAACAAGAAAACAATCGAAATTAACTGATAACCCACAAAATGCCCCAACTCATACTGTACTTGTAGATAAATAAtctattataaggaaattgagtaaaaaaaattttgcattaCCTAGACTTGGAACTTGGTTTAACCAAAGCAAGAAACAATTCAGTATCATAGCAAGACAAAATAACACCAATTTAGAAGTGTACTTACCATTTTCAGAAGAAGCCGTTTGATTTGAAGTTTCTGTATTCCAGTAAGCTTCTGAGAAACTATATCACTGATGGCCGATAACACCGCAGCTGTAATTGCCTGCTCATATAagcaaaacaatttttatttttaaaaaaaaaaaaaaaaatacatcccCCCGCCAAATGAGAATACTATGCAGTCATTTATTCTGATTGATCGCTGAGAAAATAAATGTCTGAtacataattaaaagaaaaaaaaaaaaaagaacaagaaaaaagaaaaattgagccTTTTCATGGTCAACGAGCCAGAGAATCCAAAAAGACCTCGACCCAGCTGAGCCTAGGACAACTACTAGTCAACAACTGAATCAAAATCGAAAAAACCCAAACaagaaaaaggggaaaa includes the following:
- the LOC107419242 gene encoding probable F-box protein At4g22030; the encoded protein is MATLQASSIFCLKGKSSLQVIHFCKGSVIRATNTNNNAQKTQATLPPLSSFPSRTLSEGLDIGSTGSTINAVTTTQTEKHSLNFSTSNTNTTCSIKQSEELSNRIAVSKLHAIMEAVADRVEMHNNIGAQRDNWNRLLLTSINAITLTAATMAGIASAISGTGAPFMALKLSSTILYLAATGMLVVMNKIQPSQLAEEQRNAARLFKQLRIQIRTTLSLGNPTSVDVNEAMDKVLALDKAYPLPLLGNRMLERFPDTVEPTVWWPRKQRDRQQADYQERGGIRKEVENGWSREMEEEMREIVGVIEGKDMVDYLSLSRKALGVNRILAISGPLLTGFGALGCAFVGIIHGAWPVVVGVVAGAMASVVNALEHGGQVGMVFEMYRSNAGFFRLMEETIESNLNEKDAGRRENGEVLEMKVALQLGRSLSELKHLSSSSRNGEAPEEFASKLF
- the LOC107421118 gene encoding peroxisomal membrane protein PMP22, translating into MGSVAKKGLQQYLIQLQHHPLRTKAITAAVLSAISDIVSQKLTGIQKLQIKRLLLKMLFGAVYLGPFGHYLHLALDKIFKGKKDTKTVAKKVLVEQLTSSPWNNLLFMIYYGLVVEGRPWIQVKTKVMKDYPAVQYTSWTFWPVVGWINHQYVPLQFRVIFHSLIAFGWGIFLNLRARTVALPKAK